The Armatimonadota bacterium DNA window GTCGGAATTTGTGGATGACCACGCAGAAACGCTTTCAGATCGGTGCCGCAGGTGGTCGCAACGACAACGCGGATCAGGATTTCGCCAGGACCTGGTATCGGGATAGGGATTGCCTTTAACGTCAGTGCCCCTGGTTTATCCAGAATGAGCGCTTGCATGGTCCCGACCTCGACTTTGACTTCAGAATAACTCAACGTTTCGCTTCCTGCTATGATTTACGCGAGCGCGGCTCAAAAGAGCGCGTTCTTTATTGAAGCACGATGCCCACTGTCGAAACAACCGTACTCATTGATGCCCCGATCGAAAAGGTCTATGCCATCGCCAAAGATAACCGGAGCTTTCCAGAATTCATGGCTGATGTTCAATCACTCGTCATTGTGGAAGAAGCTCCGCCAAAAGTGGTGAGCGATTGGGTCGGGATCGTCCCTTCGTTTGGTTTGAAGGTCCGATGGCGACAAGAAGACCTGTGGGATGACGCAGCACATCGGTGCGAATTCAAGCAACTGAGCGGTGATTATGACAAGCTCGAAGGAACCTGGGATTTTGCGACAGAAGGGAGCGGCACCAGGTTCAACTCGGTGCTGGAATACGAGTACCGAGTTCCTGGGCTGGGGCCTCTCGTTGCCAAAGTGGTTCACAAAATCGTGATCAACAACATGGAATCGGTGCTCTCGGCGATCAAAAAGCGGGCCGAAGGAGCCTAACTTGTTCACTGGGATTGTCGAAGCCCTTGGGCAAGTGAAGTCATTCAGCGACTTTCGCCTGGTGATTTCGGGTGCTCACTGGAATGATCTCAAGATTGGCGAAAGCATCGCGGTCAATGGTTGTTGTTTGACTTTGGTTGATCAGTCCGAAGGCCTCCGATTCGATTTGAGCGAGGAAACCTTGGGTCGGACCACTTTGGGAGCTCTTTCGGCGGGCGACAGCGTCAACCTTGAGCGCGCGATGAAGCTTGGTGATCGGTTCGGCGGTCATGTGGTTCAAGGGCACGTGGACCAAGTCGGCGAAGTTGTCAGCGTTTCAGAAATTTCTGGATCGACGGTGATTCGCGTTCGGATTTTTGATGGCGGTCAGCGGTATCTCATCGACAAAGGCTCGATCACATTAGACGGAATCAGCTTGACTGTGGTTGAGCCAAGTGGTTCCGAGTTTGATGTACACATCATTCCTCACACTTGGGAAAACACAACTCTCAAAAACTGCAAGCCTGGCCACAAGCTGAATGTGGAATTTGACGTGTTGGCTAAGCACGTCGAGAAGCTACTTGCGAGCAAAAATTAGCCATCATTTGCGGCCCAAACTCAGACAGCCACGATTCTGGATGAAACTGCACAGCTTCGATCGGGAGCGTTTTGTGCCGAATTGCCATGATCTCTCCATCCGAAATTGAAGTTGCGCTTGGTTCAAATTCTTCTGGTACGGCGTCGATCGCCAGTGAGTGATAGCGCACCACGCTCGTTGGAGTCGGCACATTCCGAAAGATTGTGCGGCCATCGTGTTCGATGAGATCGGACTTTCCGTGGACAACTGTTTTCGCATGGCGAACAATTGCGCCGGCTTCGATCGCTAGCACTTGCATCCCAAGACAGACGCCAAAAATTGGGATTTCTAGGTTCGAATCAAGCGCTAGTCGCGCTATTCGGCGGCAATCGCCGGCGTCCGATGGGGCGCCTGGACCAGGGGATAAGATCACCGCGGTATACCGACTCAGATCATAGTCGTTTCCGGCTCGAATAACCTCGACTTGGACTCCGTTTTGCCGGACCAACTGCGCCAAGTTGTAGGTGAAGCTGTCGTGGTTGTCGAGGAGAAGAATCATGTGATATTGCGACTAGGCTAGCAATATTTGATGCCTAACCAGTAAATGTACTTGCTTAAGCCTCGGAGAGGCTATGGAAGAAATTCAGTGCAAGAAGGAAAAATTTGCATGGATTGATTATGTTTAAGGTCGAATTAAATTACCGCAGCGCAGAGGCATGGGATTGGTAGAAAGAAGTCCACGATTTGAAAGTTCTACCGAATCAGGGCGAGTTTTTATCCGTGAATACAGCAGAAAATTGGCTTAAGGTGGAAATGGTCGTACACCAAACGGTTGAAGCTGATTACAGCGCTGTTTTGTACGCAGTAGACGCTGGTATGGCGCTGCAATACCACGGCGACATCGAAAACTTGAATTAGAACAAAAGAGCGCACGCCCGGCTAGTTTCTCCTCCGGGGTGCGCTCAGAATTTGTCTTTAGTAGATCTTGTGCACTGCTGCGTGGTGCACATCTTCGTATGCATCCAGCATCACTTCCGACAAGGTTGGGTGAGCATGGATGGTATCGATCATCACTTCGACTGTCGCTTCTAGCTTGATTGCGACAACGGCTTGAGCAATCAAGTCCGTCACGTATGGGCCGATCATGTGAACGCCCAAAATCTCGCCGTACTTCTTATCGGCGACAATCTTCACGAAGCCATCTTGTTGGTTAATCGCCATCGCCCTGCCTAGCGGTCGGAAGGTGAACTTCCCGATTTCGACTTCGTACCCCTGCTCCTTGGCTTGCGCCTCAGTCATGCCGACGGAAGCGACTTCGGGTTGGGTGTAAATGCAGTTCGGGACAGCTCGGTAGTCGGCCTCTCGATTCGTACCCTTGGCGATGTTATCGATCGCAACGCTGGCTTCGTAACTGGCCGTATGGGCCAGCTGAATGTGCCCGCGAACGTCGCCGATAGCGTAGATGTTTGGCGCGCTCGTTTTCAAAGTTGCGTCGGTTGTGACACCGCCTCGGTGTAGTTCGATACCGACTGCTTCCATGTTCATGTTGTCAGTGAAAGCGCGACGGCCAACAGCGACCAGCACCACTTCCACTTCCACGACCTTGGTTTCGCCACCAGTCTTAACGTAGACCTTCCATCCGCCCTTGGTCTTTTCGAGTTTTTCGACGGCGGATTCCACCATGAACTTCACTCCTTGCTTGGTGAGGAGCTTTTGAAGTTCGGTACCCAATTCATCTTCCATCATTGGGATTGGGCGAGGCATCATTTCAACGACAGTCACGTCAGTGCCGAGGCCGTTGAAAACATAGCTGAATTCGACACCGATCACACCACCGCCGATTATCAGCATGCTCTTTGGCACGTGGGGAGCGGTGACGCCGTCATCGCTGGTCCAGATTCCGTCTTCTCGACCACCTTGGAGTCCTGGGATTGGAGGAACGATGATCTTTGAACCGGACGCGATCACGAAGTTCTTGGCTTTGATAGTGCGTTTTTGACCATCTTTTTCGACTTCGATGGTGTTTTTGTCAACAAACTTTGCAAACCCTTCCACGCTTTCGACGCCCTTCTTTTTGAAGAGCATTCCAATGCCGCCGCGTTGGGTTTGGACAATCTTGTCTCTTCTGGCGCTGAACTTCGCGAAGTCGATAGACACATCGCCGTTGACGACGACACCCATCGCGTCTGCGTGCTTGATGTGCTGGTAGGTCTCGACGCTGGCAATCATCGCCTTGCTAGGGATACATCCCCAGTTCAAACAGGTACCGCCGAGAAATTCCTTTTCAACGCAGATGGTCTTGAGCCCTGACTGCGCGGCCTTGATCGCTGCTACATAACCGCCGGGGCCGCCTCCGATGACGACCACATCTGCATCAAAATTTTCTTGTGCCATGAGTTTTTCAATCGAGCCGTTTTGTGGCTCCGATAGATTCTACGTAGGCCCACAAAAACCTGTCCTAATGGCGTGTGACCCTAGGACGCTCCGCACAAGATGATACCTTCCCGCTGGATTAGTGCCGAACTGGAGGGCCGATTGGCGCCACCACAACACCTGTGCAATTGATCGTGAGCGTTGGGTTCAACGGATCGTTCGTGCTGATCGTAACGGTGCCCGTTTTTCGGCCAGATGTCGAAGTGTTGATATTGATGTTGTGAGTTTGTGCTCCGGCCGCGATATTGTCCGAAAACAGTCCAGCCGGGCCGTAAAAATTGCCGCTCGTATTGAAGGTGTAGCGAAGATCGGCGATCCCGTTTGTCGTCCACAAAGCCGTGTTTCCAGTGTTCTGAATCTGGATTTGCGCTGTGGCCGTGCTGCCCTGCGAGACATAGCCAAAGTCGATGGTTGGACTAAGTAGCTGCGCCGTTGGCGGAACGCGAAGGTCGCAGAAGACAGGCAAGTGGGCGGTTTGGAGGCCAGTGGAATCGATGATCGCCTGTGCAATCGTAGTTCCAACCATTTCGTTGTTGGTGACCGTGATTCCGTAGCTTTTCCAACTGCCGCTTTGGAACTTCCATGAGGTTCCATCGTTGCCCCAGCACCGGTAAGAATGGTTGGGATCATTCCAGGTCGTCGTGCTGTAAGGAATGTTCGGGTTTCCAATGTAGGAAAGTCCATCGTCGTCCACGAGTCCGCTCGACAGAAGGATGAAATCTAGGCGGTCATCCATCCCGACGTTGCCGGCACCACCAGACGTGTCGTATGGGTCTTGAGTCTGCACGTAGCGAAAGGCTTGGTTGCCATTCCATGACCCAGGAGTGTTGATCGGGTCAAAAAACCGACCGACATTGTTGACCTGGTTGCCAATGAGTTCTTGGTAGGCGGCTTGGCTACTGTTTTGCGTATTAAAATCGCCCGCGATAATGATTCCGCCCTGATTGACCAGAGTATTGGCGTCCGCACGAATGCGTTGTGCTTCGGTCAATCTTTTTGCCTGGTCAGCCGAGGTTGAGCCAGCCTTCATGTGAGTGACGTATGCGCTCATGACCGCATGTTGTGTGTTGAATCCGACAGGTCTGAAGTCATAACGGTAGCAGTTACGCGGAGGAATTCCGTTTGTCGCGGTCTGTCCGAGTGAAACAAGGATCGGTCCAGCGACCAGGACAACCTTGGAAGTCCGATAGACAAAGCAACTTTCGGTATCGTCGCCATCCATGAATGGCGCGGCGGCCCAATCTCCGGGACTCCCGGCAGCTGTGTTCAGCATGTTGACAAACTGAGCTAAGGTCGCAGCCGATGTGATCTCCTGGACCATAAATGCATCGGGTGCGAATTGCCGACCCTGGAAGGTGCCGTAGATCGAGGTCCTAAATCCGTTCACACGGGCGAGCGTGGCCGGAGCTGTCAGGCTCGTGATGTTCCAGTTCGATACATTCCACTGCCCAAGGCGAAGTTGAGCATTCGATTGAGCGGCGATGATTCCGCAGGCAATCAGTAAAGATCCACGAAGAACAGGAGCAAAACGCATAACAGTGCCTAATTTTGACATAGACAGTGTCTATAGACAACAAAAAACGTACTAGGGTTTCCATAGAAGTCCCGGTCCTCTTGCGGGGGGAATTTGTGCGCGGGTATCTTCGAGCCTATGACCAGAGAGGAAATTCTCGCGAAAGTTGTCAAGGTCACCGTTGAAGAACTGAGTGCCAAAGAAGAAGAAGTGGTGGAAACCGCCAGCTTCACCGAAGATCTCGGAGCCGATTCACTCGATGTCGTCGAGTTGGTTATGGCGTTCGAAGAAGAATTTGGAATCGATATTCCAGATGATGATGTAGCACAGCTCAAGTCGGTTGGCGACGCTGTTAACTACATCGAAAAGAAGAACTCGTAAGCATGAATCCAGAATATCGACCTTCAGGTCGAGTAGTTGTGACTGGCATTGGGCTAGTCACAGCTCTGGGTACCGGCGTTGAAAAAAGCTGGACCCGGCTCGTAGCTGGCGAAAATCCTGTTGATTTCGTCAAGTCGTTTGACGTCTCCGAGTATTCGACTCGTTTTGCCGCTGAAGTCACCGATTTCGACGCTTCCGAGTGGATGGAGGGGAAGGAAGCTCGCCGGATTGATCCGTTCATCGCCTATGCTGTGAGCGGCGCGGCGCAAGCTCTGAAGGACTCGGGGTTAGTCGTCGACGACTCTAACCGAGAAGATATTGGTGTCTTGATTGGCGCCGGTATCGGAGGTCTCGGTTTTCTCGGCGCCCAGCACCGAAGGTTGGTTGAATCTGGACCAAGCAAAGTCTCACCGTTTCTTGTGCCGTACATGATTCCGGACATGGCCAGTGGCTATGTTTCAATTTTGAACGGCCTCAAAGGACCCATTTCTTGCGTGGTTACGGCCTGCGCAACCGGGGCGAACGCTCTTGGCGATGCAGCAGAAATCATTAGGCGCGGAGATGCCGTGGCGATGGTTGCCGGTGGTGCTGAGGCACCGATTAATGAAATCGGGATGTCGGGGTTCTGCAGCATTCGGGCGATGAGCGGCCGAAACGACGATCCCAAGCGTGCCAGTCGCCCATTCGACAAAGACCGCGATGGTTTTGTCATCGGCGAAGGTGCGGGCGTGATGATCCTTGAAGACTATGACCACGCGGTTGCGCGAGGCGCGAAGATTTACGGCGAGCTCGTCGGATACGGCATGAGCGCTGATGCATACCATATCACTGCAACGTCGCCAGATGGCGACGGTGCGATTCGCTCTATGGCGATGGCAGTACGCAAGGCTGGCATTACTCCCGACAAGGTGGACTACATCAACGCCCACGGGACCAGCACCCCATACAACGATAGCTCGGAAACAAAGGCGATCAAGTCGGTTTTTGGTGATCACGCTCATAAGCTTGCGATCAGTTCGACAAAGTCGATGCTCGGGCATTCACTCGGTGCGACCGGTGCAGTTGAAGCGATTTTCTGCATTCTCGCGATGCGAGATTCGGTGGTTCCGCCAACGATCAACTACGAAACTCCTGATCCTGAATGCGATCTGGACTACGTTCCGAATGTGTGCCGCAAGATGGAAGTCAACTATGCGTTGACCAATTCATTTGGCTTCGGCGGAAAGAACGCATCGCTATTGTTTAAGAAGCTTTAAGTCGTCGACGGAGGCTGATCTTGGCGTTGAATCGCACCCAGCTCGAAGCCCAGATTGCGGAGTACTTGAAACTCCTTTCGGCTTCGCGTTCGCCGAACACGGTCCGTGCGTACCAAAAGGACTTTGCTCAGCTCGCTGAGAGTCTCGGTCCCAGCGGTTTAGATTCCGACGCAATCTCGAAGACACTTCGGGTGTTCGGAACGACGCCTGTCACCCGGGCTCGAAAACTCAGCGCTATTCGTAGTTTGTGTCAATTCCTTATGAAATCCGGCGCGATTTTGGTCGATCCCTCCCTTGGAATTGAGGCGCCGATTCGCCGAAAAACACTCCCGAAAGTACTCAGCCAGTCGCAGATGACCGATCTGTTGGATCAAAATTCCTCCTCGAAATCACCCCTTCGCGATCAAGCTGTCTTGGAATTGATGTACTCGGCGGGATTGCGAGCGAGTGAAGTCGTGGCATTGCGCCTCAATGATCTTGAGTTAGACAAAGGGATGGCGAGGGTGCTCGGTAAAGGGAGCAAAGAGAGGCTGGTGCTGTTTGGCGAGGCGTGCCGAAACGCGATCACGGAGTACATTCGATCAGAACGCACCGCCGGCAAGGTTCAAAATCCCAATCCGACGCTCTTTACTGGCCCGACGGGGAAGCCAATGACAACGCGGACGGTGCAGAACATCGTCAAGAGATGGTGCATTTCGGCGGGGTTGCCTCCAGAGTCATCGCCGCACACATTGCGACACTCGTTTGCGACGCATCTTTTGGATGGTGGCGCCGGGTTAAAAACGGTGCAGCAGTTGCTCGGTCATGAATCACTGGCGACTACGCAGATTTACACTCATATCAGCATCGAACGGCTCAAAGACGTGGTTCAATCCGCACATCCCAAATCAAAACCCAAAAGGTAACATTTGGCGACTTTGTTTCCGGATTTAGAGTGCGATATTTTGATCGTCGGTGGCGGCACAGGAGCTTGCGCTGCAGCAATGGCGGCCACTGACATGGGCTTTCGAGTGATCATGACGGAGGAGACTATTTGGCTTGGCGGACAGCTCACAAGCCAAGCTGTTCCTCCAGACGAACACCCATGGATCGAAACTCATGGTTGCACCCGGCGATATCGCAAGTTCCGAAATGATGTTAGGGCGTACTATCGGCAGTTCCATCCCCTAACCACTTCGGCAAGACGGTGGGAAAATCTAAATCCTGGGAACGGATGGGTCAGTCGAACTTGCTTGGAGCCAAGAGTGGCGGTAGCAGTCTTGGATCAAATGCTGGCAAACGCGATTGGTACAGGTCAATTGCAAATCTTTTACGAGACGGTGCCGACTTCTGCTACGACTGGTGCGGACCGAGTAGATTCGGTCACGGTTCTTCACAAGAAGGAGGGCGCAACTCGAACCATTCGTGCCAAGTTCGTTTTGGATGCAACCGAACTAGGCGACTTGTTGCCGATGACTGGTACTGAGTATCGAGTCGGCTCGGAATCCAGATCGGAATTTGGCGAATTGCACGCACTGGAAGAAGCCAATCCGGACGATATTCAAGGATTCACCTGGTGCATGGCGGTCGGGTTCAAGCCTGGTAGCAACAACGTCATCGAGAAGCCGGCTCAGTATGAGTTTTGGCGCAATTATTCTCCGGCGATCACCCCTCCTTGGCCAGGCAAGCTCTTCAGTTGGGATGTCGTCGATGCGATCTCAATGGAGCGGCGAACATTCAGCCTTTTCGGTGATTGGGGGCTGTTCACGTACCGCCGGATCGTCGATGGCTCGCTCTTGGAGACGGAAAACCCGGTTGACGACGTTTCCATCATCAACTGGGTTCAAAACGATCACTTTTTCAAGGTGATTGACCAACCTGAAGAAATGGTTGACGAGACCTATGAAAATGCGAAGCAACAGAGCCTTTCGCTGCTCTATTGGCTTCAGACCGAAGCGGAGCGCCATGACGGTGGCTTTGGTTATCCCGAGTTGTATCTTTGCCCATCTGCGGTCGGCACGGCGACTGGACTCGCGATGGCACCCTATCACCGTGAGTCGAGACGTATCCGTGCCCAGAAAACGGTGACTGAGGCGCATATTGGCGTGGAAATGCGTGGTGAACTGGGTGGGCCAGAGAAGTTCACAGACTCCGTCGGTGTCGGTGCATACCGGATCGATCTACATCCGAGCGCGGGCGGGCGAAATTCCGTTGATTTGGCGGCGTATCCATTCCAGATTCCGCTCGGAAGCCTCGTGCCAGAGCGCATAAAAAACCTCCTGCCTGCTTGCAAGAACATCGGGGTGACGCACATCACCAACGGCTGCTATCGGTTGCATCCTGTAGAGTGGAATATCGGAGAGTCGTCGGCGCTACTCGCTGGATTTTGTATCAAGAATCAGTTGACTCCTCAGGAGGTCACTGCGAGCGATGAACTCGTCAAAGAATTCCAGAGGCTTTGCGTGGCTCAGGGCATCGAACTCGACTGGCCGACCATTCGGCCGCTCTGAACAAAGACGGCCCCACTCCAAGGAGTGGGGCCGTCTGGGTTTTAGCAGAGTGTCTTAGCTGCCTGCTTCGCCGAAGTGTGCGACCACCCAGTCAAAGTCGCTAGATCCGACTTCGCCATCGTAGTCCACGTCTTCTGGAAGGTTGACATCAGAGTTACCAAACGCGGCGGTGATTGCGTCAAAGTCGCCTGCGCCGATTTCATCGTCGTTGTCGACGTCGCCAGTGATACAGGTGAATTCAAGATTGAACACGCCTACATCAGCAAGGTCAACGCCGTTGATTCGCTTGGAGAGCCATCCTTGTGGCTTGACCCTAATATCGTACAAGCCGACGCCCGACGTAGCAGGTACCGCGGTAAAGAACCGCATGTCATCCAGAGTGGTGTTGATCGTCTCGACCGGAGCAGTACCGCTTGGAGCATAGAGCTCGACTGCGACTGGCGTGCCGGTTGTCGATCGAACGAAGTTGATGTCGTTCATGATCACTCGGGACAGAATCGTTCGAGGACTCTTCAGGTTATCGCCACGCATGAAGTCGAGATAGAGATCCGAATTTGCGAATGGAGTACCTGCAACGCCGCCGTATGTTGGGAAGCTACCTGTCGTTCCGCCGCGCAACATCTGAATATCGAACTCGTTGCAGCTAAAGAATGCAGCTGCTGTTCCTGGGATGGTGACTTCAATCGGAATCGATGCTCCATCAGCAACTGGCGCGCCGTTGATCCAGGCTCGGACCTTTCGGGTTGACCATTCGTAAGTGACGATTCCCCAGTTCCAGTCATATGGGTTGAACGGAGTGTTCGCGCCGGTTTGGCTGATGTTTGGAAAAGCTGTGTTGCCACCGTGTCGAACGGTGCAGACGCCATTCTCGTTGAAGCCGAGACGTGCGAGTGGTACGTTAGAACTTGCACTTGTTGCTGACGAAGTACCCCAGAGGGCGATTTCCCAGGCAACCTTTCCACTTGGTGAAGCAGCTTGAGTGAGCTTCATTCGGGTCTGCAGAACGAAGGTTCCTTCGTTTGAACCGAAGATTCCAGGAATCGTGTCGGTGAACTTTGCAAAACCAGAAAATGCGTTGCCACTAGTGAAGAGCGACGAGTTGAATCGCACGGATTGCGAACCGTTGTAAACGTTGTTTGCGCTTTGCACGGTGTATCCGCCGCCGCCAGACCATGGGCCTTGGCCGGTAACGCCATTGTAAAGTACGCCAGGAACGTATGTTGGTGGCTCAAAATCCATGTTGTAAGGCACGGGGCCAACTTGAGCATTGGCTACCACTCCTGCGGCAACCGTTGCCAGCAGTGAAAGTAAACGGCACTGTTTCATAGCAATCTGTATTATAAGGGAGAATTCTCCGTGGAGTGCGACCGAATTTTGATTCAGTCGCAATTCTGTGGGGATTCTCCCGGGCTCCAAACCTGAACCAGCGCAATTTTCATGCCAAACATCGCCAAAAACCTAGAAAAAATACGGGAATCAATCCGACAAGCGGAGACTCGTGCTGGTCGCGTTCAAGGCTCAGTTCAGCTTATCGCGGTGACAAAAGGCGTGACTGCCAATCAGATTCTAGAGGCATACAATCAAGGTCAGCGTGACTTCGGCGAAAGTCGATTGCAAGAGGCGATCCCCAAAATCGAGATTCTCCCGAAAGACATCCGCTGGCATTTCATCGGCGATTTACAGAGCAACAAAGTCAAACGAATTGCAGACTTGTTTTCAGTAATCCACTCACTCGACCGATTGTCTCAGATTCCGCCGCTCCAGAAAATCGAAGGATCAATTGATGCCCTGATCGAGGTGAATATCGGAAATGAGATACAAAAATCGGGAATTTCGCCCGATGCGCTTGACGAATTCGTTGAAAGTGTCTTAAAATGCAAGCACGTAAGGTTACGAGGTCTTATGACTATCGGACCTGTGCACCAAAACCCGGAGTTGGCGCGTCCGTACTTTCAGCAGCTGAAGAAGCTCGCAGATCGGTTCGGACCTGACGCTTGGTTGAGCATGGGGATGAGCAGTGACTTTGAAGTGGCGATCCAGGAAGGATCTACCCATGTCAGAGTCGGGTCAGCGATCTTCAAGGCCTGAGAGTTGGTAAGCCACTTACCGCTCACGGATGAGGACTAATACGATCATGGAAGAAATGGAACTTCAAGAGAAGCCTGGCTTATTTTCGCGTGTCAAGAACATGTTTAGTCGAGAAGAAGACTACATGGAAGACGACGTCTACGACGAAGCGACCCCAACCAACAAGAACACCACTTTTCGCGTGCACACCCGCGGTCAGTATTCGATTACAGTCCGACGGTCTGTCCAATCCTTCCAAGATGCTGTTTCAGCTGCTGACGGCCTTAAGCGTGGCGAGCAACAGATTCTCAACTTGAGCAGCTGCGATGATTCTTTGCGCGACAAGATCAAGGACTTCATGTGCGGCGTGAACTATGCGCATGAAGGAAGCTGGGAAGAACTCGGCGAGAATGTCTATCTGCTCGCTCCTGCCCACGCCGCAGTGGAAGTTGCTCCTGCAACTCCAAAGATGCAAGCGCAACGAAACTAAAGTTTATTTACCCACTCCTGCACCAGGTTCTGAGCCGCTTCGATTATCGGGGCGGCTCGCCTGTTTATTTGGGCACCTAGCGGCTAAACTGGAACCTTGGTCCAACGTATTTGCATCAATCTCAACATGAAGTTTTGGCTCATCTGCTTTTCCTTGATGCTGGCCTGCTTAGGCTTAGCTCAGGATCCACCTGTTTCGGTGGCTTCGGCGGTCCAAGACCCGACCGTGAAAGTGAGCCTCAGCCAAACTTCTGCACGGCCAAATGAGACGGTCAAAGGCGTGGCGAAGGTTAGCTTTGCTCCTGGGCTCCACGCGTATCAGAACCCTCAGAAGGACCAAACCATAATTCCGATCACCCTGGAAGCGACAGGTGCTGAGTTAGCGAAAATTGAGTACCCCGTCGGAACCGAGAAGTCGATTGGCGGACTGCCCGACAAGTACGCGGTTCACGATGGCGAGATTGAAATCCCGTTCACGTTGGTTGCCCCAGAAAAAGCCGGACCGCACGAAATCAAATTCTCATTTGGTTTCCAGCAATGCGACGAAGACAATTGCTACCCACCCGGCACCGTTGAACAAACTCTGAAGCTGGAAGTCGCAGGGGAACCGGTCGCCAAAGGAGCAATCGAAACTCCTACTACCACTGAACCTACTGGCGCAAAGCAGACCACTCCAGAACCGAAGCAAGACGGCCTAGGTGGCATGATCAAGTCGGCGATCTCAAAGGGAGAATGGCCACTCGCGGTGGGCGTTTTGCTCCTCATCGGGTTGTTGATCAACCTGACTCCATGCGTATACCCGCTGATTCCGATCACGATTAGTTTCTTCACGAATCAAGCCAAAGACCAATCCACCACGCGGCTCGCCTTAGGATTCAACTACATGCTGGGAATTGCGCTCAGCTACGGCATGGTGGGCGGAATCGCGGCGGCGACTGGAGGACTTTTTGGCCAGCTCTTTACCTACGCTTGGTTCAACGTTCTGATGGGACTGCTCTTTATCGGCATGGCGCTCTCGATGTTCGACTTGTATCAAATCGGACTGCCACCGGTGGTGCAGAGCCAGCTCAAGGGTCGAAGTGGGGCCGTCGGCGCGCTGATCATGGGGCTGTTTGTTGGTATCGGTGCGGCGCCTTGCGCAGGTCCAGTGATCGTCGCGCTGTTTACAGAAGTCGCGAAGCTCAATAGTCCGGTTCTGTCGATCGCTTCGTTTACCCTGGTGGGATTTGGAATCGGAATTCCATACTTTATCCTTGCTCAGATCGGAAGCGTGAAAGCGTTGCCCAAAGCAGGCGGATGGATGAAAACGCTCAAGGCGATGATGGGCCTTGCTGTGATCTATTTTGGAATCGAATACATCCTAAAGGCGTTTCCTTCGTTCGCCACTCCAGCAAACACAAAGGTGATCTATGCGGCGTTCTTCTTAGCATCTGCCGCTTTCTTGGTGGTGTGGGACAAGGCCAGTACAGATGTTCGAACCTGGCGGTTGAAGTCGGCTGGAATTTTAGCCTGTGGCTTGTTAGCCGGCATGCAGTTCGCTTCCGCGCCAGCTTATGAAGCGGAATGGACCAAGTTCA harbors:
- a CDS encoding YggS family pyridoxal phosphate-dependent enzyme; the encoded protein is MPNIAKNLEKIRESIRQAETRAGRVQGSVQLIAVTKGVTANQILEAYNQGQRDFGESRLQEAIPKIEILPKDIRWHFIGDLQSNKVKRIADLFSVIHSLDRLSQIPPLQKIEGSIDALIEVNIGNEIQKSGISPDALDEFVESVLKCKHVRLRGLMTIGPVHQNPELARPYFQQLKKLADRFGPDAWLSMGMSSDFEVAIQEGSTHVRVGSAIFKA
- a CDS encoding FAD-dependent oxidoreductase — encoded protein: MFPDLECDILIVGGGTGACAAAMAATDMGFRVIMTEETIWLGGQLTSQAVPPDEHPWIETHGCTRRYRKFRNDVRAYYRQFHPLTTSARRWENLNPGNGWVSRTCLEPRVAVAVLDQMLANAIGTGQLQIFYETVPTSATTGADRVDSVTVLHKKEGATRTIRAKFVLDATELGDLLPMTGTEYRVGSESRSEFGELHALEEANPDDIQGFTWCMAVGFKPGSNNVIEKPAQYEFWRNYSPAITPPWPGKLFSWDVVDAISMERRTFSLFGDWGLFTYRRIVDGSLLETENPVDDVSIINWVQNDHFFKVIDQPEEMVDETYENAKQQSLSLLYWLQTEAERHDGGFGYPELYLCPSAVGTATGLAMAPYHRESRRIRAQKTVTEAHIGVEMRGELGGPEKFTDSVGVGAYRIDLHPSAGGRNSVDLAAYPFQIPLGSLVPERIKNLLPACKNIGVTHITNGCYRLHPVEWNIGESSALLAGFCIKNQLTPQEVTASDELVKEFQRLCVAQGIELDWPTIRPL
- a CDS encoding cell division protein SepF; amino-acid sequence: MRTNTIMEEMELQEKPGLFSRVKNMFSREEDYMEDDVYDEATPTNKNTTFRVHTRGQYSITVRRSVQSFQDAVSAADGLKRGEQQILNLSSCDDSLRDKIKDFMCGVNYAHEGSWEELGENVYLLAPAHAAVEVAPATPKMQAQRN
- a CDS encoding thioredoxin family protein, whose amino-acid sequence is MKFWLICFSLMLACLGLAQDPPVSVASAVQDPTVKVSLSQTSARPNETVKGVAKVSFAPGLHAYQNPQKDQTIIPITLEATGAELAKIEYPVGTEKSIGGLPDKYAVHDGEIEIPFTLVAPEKAGPHEIKFSFGFQQCDEDNCYPPGTVEQTLKLEVAGEPVAKGAIETPTTTEPTGAKQTTPEPKQDGLGGMIKSAISKGEWPLAVGVLLLIGLLINLTPCVYPLIPITISFFTNQAKDQSTTRLALGFNYMLGIALSYGMVGGIAAATGGLFGQLFTYAWFNVLMGLLFIGMALSMFDLYQIGLPPVVQSQLKGRSGAVGALIMGLFVGIGAAPCAGPVIVALFTEVAKLNSPVLSIASFTLVGFGIGIPYFILAQIGSVKALPKAGGWMKTLKAMMGLAVIYFGIEYILKAFPSFATPANTKVIYAAFFLASAAFLVVWDKASTDVRTWRLKSAGILACGLLAGMQFASAPAYEAEWTKFTDESFAAAKASGKPIMIDATANWCAECKVIEAKVFSTHEFGKVTEGVQLLKIDLSTGVDKSYEEKVRKQFNIAGLPTIIFVKPGGEISQVVNGLESVKEVEEAIAKAKESN